Part of the Bernardetia sp. genome, AAGAAAAACAGGTGCAGAAGAAGAGAGTAATCGTGTGGGAGGATAGTATCTTTTTATAGCGCAGGTTTTTCAAAATCTGCGCTATGAATAAATGGAATTGATTGTGAGGTTATCTACATATTCAAAACCTATTTTACTTCTTTTAGTCTAAGGCTAATTTTTGTGTTCACTTCCATACCAAATTTTTCAGCCAACTTTTTGAGTAAATCTTCTTGTCCAGCTAAAGAGTCATTTTCATCTTGGTTATCACTAGCTAAGTTTTTAAGAACCATCGTAATATTCAGATCAATAGTATCAAAGTAGCCTTGAGTTGTATCAAAGGTATAATTGGAAGAACCTTTCAAGTAACATTCATAATTTACATTAGCATCTTCTGGAATTTCAAATTCAGAAACATCTATTATAGTAGAGACTTTGGCTTTAGCATCTTCAAGAGATTCTAACTTTACTTCATTGAAACCTGTAACATTGATAATTGAACCTAACATATTGAAGGGCATACTTATAGGAATTTTACTTGTCTGTCCAACTTTTAGCTTTTCAGACGGAATAGGAAAGAGCGTTTGAGCAAGTAATTCTGTCTGTTGGTTTAAGTTTCCTGCTATTTTACCCAGCTCATCCATGTCTTGCATGAAAAAGTCTGGAGATGATTGTTTCATAGTTTGGGTGGTATCGCCTTCTTCTGAAACTGAAAGCAGAGACATTTCTACATTCTTAAATACTACATCAGCTTTTCCACCCTCTTTTGGAGAAACGATAAGTAGTCCTGTGGCTTTACTCAACATTTTTCCATCCTGCTTACCAAAATTCATCATAGAAGATTTGTTCTCTGATATTTGATGGTATTCATAAGTGAGCTTCTCAAAGTTACCAAACTTCCAACGGATTTCATTTTCTGCTTTTTTCTCTTGGCAAGAAAACAGACCAATAATAATTAAACTAACAACAAACAAATTAATACTTTTCAATGGCTTATATTTTAAATGATAAAACCTTATTTACGAAATAAATGAAAAGTTTGTTTTTGAAAAATTAAGAATAGTGAATTGCTATTCCCCTACCATTACAAAAGCTCCCCAGTAATAAGGTGCTGGGTACTGTTCTTTGAGTTTGAGTTGAGCGAGTTTGAAGGCTTCTCGTTTTGGTTTTCCACTCAAAAATTCTTTATAGAAAGTAGTCATCAAAAGCTGTGTGGCATCATCACTTACTTTCCAAAGCGACATCAAGATTGTTTTTGCACCTGCTTGTCGAAAGGCTCTTTGAAGTCCATACACTCCTTCTCCATTCTGAATATCACCTAAGCCTGTTTCACAGGCAGAAAGAACAACTAACTCTGTGCTATCAAGACTAAGATTCATAGCTTCTTCGGCGGATAAAATACCATCTTCTTCTCCCACTTGTGGGTTTTGGCAACCTGCTAACAATAGTCCACTTCTAAGCAAAGGATTCTCTAAAAGGCTTCTATCTTCTGCTTCTTGCATTGTTGTTATTTTGCCTTTTGGAGGCTGAATAAAAAAGCCATGGGTAGCAATATGTAAAATTGTAGGATTTTTGAGAGCCTTTATGTTTTCTTCTGTGGCTTCCTTTTCCTGTAAAAGGTTTGTGAAAATATTGTTTTTATCAAAAAGAGAATTGATTTGGTTGGTTTCTACTCTTGTTCCTTCCAAAATAGGAATTACAGCTTGTGTTCCTACTACACGTTGTAATCCATTTAGACTTCGGTCTGTACCCTTTATCTTTAGAGTATCTTTTCCATTTAGATTATATGTTGGATAACCTATTAAGAAAGCTTCATAGTTTTTGAAATTTTTGCTTAGGTCAATATCTCTGTTTGTGCCTTTAAACTCTATCAAATCTCTACTGCTCGTAATGAGTTTGATATTTTGTTCTTCTAATATAAACTTCTGTGTTGTTGGGTTTAGAAGTGTATTTAAGTTGAGTTTGTGATATATGCCATCTGGTGAGAAATATATTTTAGAATATCCTTTGTTAGAGAGGCTATCTAGTTTATCTTGAATAGGTTTCCAGTATAAATGATAAGATTCTGTATCGTCTAATGTAAACTCAACGTTATTCTGATAAAAAGTAAATGCTCCGTTTTCAAGTTCATTTCCATTTTCTAATACTAATAGTTCTGGACTTTCAGTGGTTTCTGCTGAGATGATTAAAGCAACATAAACTGTATCAGTAGCTTCATCTTTTAGGTTATATCTTACTAAATGAATCATTTCGATAGCAGCTTCATCTTGTTTTAGTGTTTCTCTGACGTGTTGCCAGTTGTATTCTCTTTGATTGGTATTTTCCTTAAAAGAAGCTGATTTTTTGGAAATTTCTCGCTCTAGTTCATTGATTTGAGATGCCAATTTTGAAATATTGATATTTTTATCTCGCTCTTGAAGTGGTGTTTGAAGTAGATTAATATATTTTTCTTTTTCTTTTTTCCAGTTTTCGTATTGACTTATTAATTCTTTATCTCCACTACCTAAAATTTGCTTTTTCATTTTTTGAGTAGAAGAAAAAATGATTCCTTTTGTAAAAAGCTGTTGGTTGAAGAGGTCTTGACTAATGCTTTTATTGAAAGGATAATAATCCACTGCAAGACCTGC contains:
- a CDS encoding CHAT domain-containing protein; amino-acid sequence: MKKQILGSGDKELISQYENWKKEKEKYINLLQTPLQERDKNINISKLASQINELEREISKKSASFKENTNQREYNWQHVRETLKQDEAAIEMIHLVRYNLKDEATDTVYVALIISAETTESPELLVLENGNELENGAFTFYQNNVEFTLDDTESYHLYWKPIQDKLDSLSNKGYSKIYFSPDGIYHKLNLNTLLNPTTQKFILEEQNIKLITSSRDLIEFKGTNRDIDLSKNFKNYEAFLIGYPTYNLNGKDTLKIKGTDRSLNGLQRVVGTQAVIPILEGTRVETNQINSLFDKNNIFTNLLQEKEATEENIKALKNPTILHIATHGFFIQPPKGKITTMQEAEDRSLLENPLLRSGLLLAGCQNPQVGEEDGILSAEEAMNLSLDSTELVVLSACETGLGDIQNGEGVYGLQRAFRQAGAKTILMSLWKVSDDATQLLMTTFYKEFLSGKPKREAFKLAQLKLKEQYPAPYYWGAFVMVGE